The genomic stretch CAACGTCTAAAATCTTATACAACTGGCTGGATTTTCGCTTTCATGAAAAAACTTTGTATTACGATCTCCTTCTTTCAACCAATGCTTTTTTGCTCTTTGTCTCCACTTTAGCTCCTCTTGTTCCAACAAACAATTTAATTCAAGCTTCAAAGTATGAATACTTTGAGTTTCCAATGGACCTTCACGCCCTTGGAGTTCAACCAATAAAgcttctttttgtttaattgtGGCTCCCACCTGACTGCCATTAACATGCTGCCAAGCCAAAAATCCTTTCTCACTTTCATTCATCATTTCCCGTAGACCCATAGAAAGACCCACCCTTCTGTCTTTTTCTCGACATATCTGCTTTACTATCTTGTAACACTCGGGTTCCAATCCCCAACTCGCCTCATACCGAAAACCACGCCTCCTTCTCATGTCTCCTCCTTTTATTTGCACCCTCAACACAATTGGGTTATGATCAGAATTAATAGTTGCCTTCACAATAGCTTCAGCTCTAGGAAATAATTCACACCATTCTTGGTTAGCAACAACTCTGTCCAATCTTTCTTGTGTAAAATCAATTCCCTCCCGACCATTAGTCCAAGTATATTTTGGACCCCTATAACCGATATCATGCAAAACACAAGTTTCCAAAGCATTTTGAAAATCATTCATCAAACCCCTAGCACGTCCACGCCCTCCACACTTCTCGGAATTACTCAATATCTCATTAAAGTCCCCTGCACAAACCCAAGGAATTGGTTCGAAGGTTCTCAGATATTTCAATAAACTCCATGCCTCCTTTCTTTTATGAGGTTTTGGATGCCCATAAAAACCCGTGAATTTCCACGGGATTATTGATGAAGGAGATATAACTGTAGCATTTATATGGCGTCTACTATAATTCTAAATCTCTACAGTAACTTCACTGTTCCATATAAGAGCAAGGCCACCACTTCTACCCAAACTCTCCACCACAAAcaagtttttgaaattgttttaattCGTACCTCTTCAATTCTTTTCTTATGTAGTTTCATTTCCATTAGAAAAATCAAACCAGGCTTCTTAGTTTTCACCAAACGGCGAAGGTCTCTGACTGTCTGGGGGTTCCCAAGGCCCCGACAATTCCAGCTTAAAAGATTCATCTCGGTTGGCGGGGCTGAAAATCAGCCACCGCCACCCCCAAaccagattttcttttttttcgaaCTTATCCCCAAATTTTCTGCAGCTTGACCCACATCATTTGCCGAGCTATCACCCATAAAATCacctttcttcctcttcctatCATGGCCAACCAGCCGAACTACAGATGGTAATATCTGATCAGCCCGCGCACGCCTCTTCCAATTCGTCACCCCATTTTTCTTAGATTCCTTCACTGCTCGGAATTGAAGAACCCCGACTTCATGATTCCCACTCAATTCTGGAGACTCAACCTGCGTGGCCTTAACTACATGCCCATAATTTTGTAAAAACATGGGCCCCTCCACTTGGGTTGGATTTTCCTTGGGCTTAGACAAACCACCTTTAGAAACCAAGCTGAAAGAAGACACGTAATCATCTGAAATATCTTCATAATTATCCCCATGCAAACTGTCCACCAAACATGTAGCCCTCTCCACTTCATGTGTTGCATATGTACCACTACCATCCCCTTTCAGTTGAGAAATCTCCTTAACCGTTTCTCCCATAATCATCTGAAATATCTTCATAATTATCCCCATGCAAACTGTCCACCAAACACGTAGCCCCCTCCACTTCATGTGTTGCATATGTACCACTAGCATCCCCTTTCAGTTGAGAAATCTCCTTAACCGTTTCTCCCATAACTGCCCCACTTTCCACAACTGACGAAAACTGAATCTTCTCCTTCCCCCGGTCTACCATCTCATCGGACTCACCTTGCATTCCGGCATTGACCACCACCAGAGATCTATTTTGTTGTTGGCCACTATTCGACCAATGAGGATTGGACATTCTCATTGGTGGACTCGATGGAGACCCATAATCCCATTTCTGCGTTTCAAACCATTGCTGCCCCGAATCCTTATGCCAAGTAGATGGTTTAACTCTAAGCCATAGACCAAATTGCGGTTTCACCTCCTTAATGCCACTACACCCTACCACTCCATGGCGAAACTTTCcacagagaaaacaaaaatgaggaAGCCTTTCAAATTGAAAAGGTACCCACACCGTGTTTCCTAAAAGAGTGATACGCCTACCGCGAGGAATAGGCTTCGTTAGATCCATCTTCACCCTTACACGCAAGTATTTTCCCCAGCCAATTCCTTCGTCATCAGTTTCAACTTCTTCTACCATCCCCATTGTAGAACCAATTTGAAAACCTACTGCTTGACCCATACATGCTAACGGAAGGTTAAACATCCGCACCCAAAACGCCGCCTTTTCAAACGGGATCTCCAGAGGAGGTGTTATTCCATCAAATTCttccaaagaaaacaaactaCCTTCAAACACCCAAGGTCGGCCCTCCAACACCCGAGTCTTATCCCATGAATGCTCAAAATCGACCAGAAACAAATTCTCCCCTATAACCTTGAACGACGTCGACCCCGAAGGTCTCCATAATTGCACCAATTTAGATCTTATAGTATCCTTGCCAATAATCCTATCAGCAATTAGTTTCCCCACGAAACAAGAATTTCCTCTTGTTGCAATCTCTTCAACTGCTTGTTGTTGGACTATTACCTCCACACTCTCACCTTCCGAAAGGTTGAAATCTTGCCACATAGAAGACAAATCATCAGCCATCCTACTCTCTTCGAGATCAAATGTACTACAGATAACACTCAAACCTTCCTCCACAATCTACAAAGACTTGGAAAACTTTTCACTTCTCCTCTAGAAAGTCTAGAGAGAAAACCTCGTCAAAATTACATCAACTATATAATCAtccaatttcaaatttagaacaACACTTAAAGAGATAATTTTTGGTCTCCCCTTACTTCCAATTAAACATCAAAGAGCATCACCCAATTCAGCAAACCTTCATGACCCACttttaaaatttcttcaaaatacACTTAAAcaactacccaaaaaaaatcgATTGAGGGAGAGAAGGAGTCCATGGAAAAGAGAGATTGTCAAGAGAGAATAAATGAGAGATTTCCTTGAAGATTCCTCGGATTTTATGATCCTCCTTCCTTCGATTtgcatagagagagagaaacacatTCCTAAggcaatattttatttatggacataaattttttccaaatcagtctgaaggaaatatccttcaatccatgtaaaatagtgtcaagtgatGGGTGACTAGTAATAATAACACAAGTGTTGTCTTtccccctcccctctctgctagggtttcatctctagtaGAGAGTGCCGTCGGAGGGGGAGAACATTTGTTCTCCCCCTTCAGCCCTCCTCAcctctccctcttctgcctCCCCTCTCCCCTCTCATCGCCCTCTTTCTCTTAacgagctagcctatttacgTAATGTCCCTAGTTCTTTGGGCgattttttcctttcacttcCTCTCCGCCTCTTCCCCCTCATTTGGTCCTTTGTTTTGCTCTAGGGTTTTGGATCGGCCGTTCTTTGCCCGATCTACTGCCTTTGCCGAACCCACATCACCCCTCACCCCTTCGCTTGTCCTCTTCGGCTCCATCCAAGTTCTTCGCGTTCCGGCCATTTTCCCCGAGCAACTTTCCTCCTTGACGTGGTTTCtgttttgggtttcttgtttctttgttttattttcttgtattctctcttcttttttttttttttttttttttttttttttttttttttttttttttttttttttttttttttttttgtgtttgcttttgttgtttctgcttGTTTAAGCACTCGGTGTGGGTGATGTTCAtgggtttcactcaaacttccatCTACATTTGAGTGCGCCACTGATCTCCTCCGTGCCTGCTCCGCCGCCCACTATCCTCTGTTGGGCTTTTTTCTCGCGTCCCCCACCGTGATGAGCTTCCAATGCCCCCTTTTATTTTCAGTTTCCGGCGAGTGCACGATCGGCTCTTCTGTCTGGCTGTTGTCATCCTCTtaatgtgctttttttttttttgttggttatttcTCTGTAATTTTGTctggctttccttttttttgttctttctgtcttgttttgtttctttgtatcggttttgtttttgcttgtaataatgctcggtcctctctctcgatctgcccGCCTGATGCCCTTAGGGGTAGTTGATTTGGTCTAGACCTTTGGATTGTGGATGTGAAGGTTATCCTGacttttgggtcgaggaggatgagttttggCTTGGGGTTCTCTGCCCTCAATGCCAAGGAATAAGAGCCGAGTAagaagagctacctatgcattggtttgagtctATTTGGTGTAGAACTGttgttaaatttgaaaattaatcataGCTTAAAGGATTTTGTATGagtctggaatgtaatacgtcatttTTTatgcttgtaacctcgtagcttcgaCTTTGGTTACTTTAAAGCTTTGCTCTGTGTTGTTTGAGCCttatgctcgtttatcaatgaatgtgatttaactgttaaaaaaaaataaaaaatagtgtcaagtgtttataaacatttaaaatgtacattaaattcttaacctcattaatagcagtttactaacttagactcttttttttttttttttgaaaatagactaaatttaatgtgacttttaaatgtttataaacatttggcactattttacatgggttggaggatatttccttcaaactgctttggaggaaatttttgtcctttatttattgttttcatcttttctatttttagaAAGGAAACAAACACATTCCTAAGGAAATATATTACTATCCAAAGATGTTTGGCTAAGCCACCACCCCCAACACCTAGGGGTGGTTGATGGTTCGGCCATTCCCATGATGTGAGTATGTTTTttcgagtaatgttataagtcctCATAGAGTTATCTCAGAGTTCTCCCAaatgtaatgtgacttttaaaattatcattgaatttgagatgtgatgtGTTAAactttaatctattggtgattttaaaagtcacatcatatttgTGATGACTTCAGAATGACTCTAAGCAAACTTATTGCATTACTCTGTTTTTTCAATTAGTTTGGGCACAACAAACTGGTTAGAAGGTAACCAAACATACCCTTGAAATGATTTAACCACCTTTGAAATGGATAAAGGGTAGGTCGAATAATTCCCACAACTATAGGGATGGTTTGACCGCTCCTCAACTAGGGTGGCAAATTCATCCCTTAATAACAAGTTAaccttttagtttttttttaaaaaaaaataaattttatgcataatcttttttttttttttaaaaaaaaaaagtcacatgcaatatttttcatatattttaagGCCAACTTGTAACATGAGATGTAATTTTGTACGGATGTGATAGTTTGTGGGAGTTAAATGTCACTTCTAAAAGTCAGCGTCAAATGAGTGATAATTTGGGACtaaatgtatttttctcttattattttgtgttaatttccTTATATAGATGGTTACTAATTACTCACCATAATTATCCAATATTAtacttttcaaatgaaaatcTTATAaccttttaatattttaatagattCCAGGACAAAgatcttacatttttttttttcttaatttttctctttttgttctgAAAGCAAAGATCTTATTCATTCTCTCCCCTGTACCTTCTCCACATCCACGGGGCCACTAACCCAGAATCCCGTGTATGATTCCCCAGTCCCCGCCCATACTCTCTCAGTCGCCGTCAAAATCCCATTCCAATAAGGCGGCAAGAAtcaactctctctttctctctctccaaagaTCTTTAATGGCGGCTCTGTTTCGTATCCGCCCTTTTCTTCTTTCCAGGTacctttctctctcattttctctcgcTTTAATCCGTGAACTTAATCTTTTGAGTTATCATATGTAACAATCACATCGTGCAAACCCTAATTCTTTTGGTTGTCTTCTCGTGAATTCGGTTcaactttccctttttttttttttaaaaaaaaacgtaatTATCAGTCTTCCGCACGTTGTCTAGCTGTGATTTTTCTATTATACGCGAATATATACGTCGGAGATTTTAGGAGTCTAGATTGTATTTTCTGAgtgtttgtttttgaaattaatttcttaGGTTGTAGACTATCCTGAAAAAGAGGCGGTTGTTTGGGAATGGAAGAGCCCGGGCAGCTGAAACGGGCGCTGATAGACGCTACGGCGGGGGCCATAGCCGGTGGTATATCACGGACGGTCACATCGCCGCTTGACGTGATTAAGATCAGATTCCAGGTTATATTTTTGGTTCCATGTCTTTCAATTTTATGTGGCCAATGCCAATCTTGAATGCAATGTTTGAACTTGAGCCTTACATTGTGCTGAAAATAGTAGTTCTTCGACATAATGTGTGtctatgtgtatatatatatatatatatatatatattttgacatgtccatacaagggtTGGGAAAAAGGGAGAGGGGATTagaactagtaacctccacttcatgaggcgtggtcctcagctgattgagctactcctgGGGGACTGTGTTGGCTGCTATATTGTGCGCATTTTAGGAATCAATTTGTCAATCACTTGCACACGCatgacaatatttttttaatagtatgttAATGATATTTGAATGTCAAATGGTTATTGTTTTATCTTCGTATTCTACATGAATTCACTAATGTCTTTATTGTAAGACAGGCTCAAACTCTTTGACATACTATGGCTTACAATTAGGTACGCTTTGTCAGTCACTTTCCTAGTGGGAAAAAGTTATTGTGACTTTTGGGGAAGATAAAGGTGAAAGATTTTAGGTATCTTTTGGTGGGTTGTGAAAAAAATAGTGACTTGAAGGATGAAGGGGATGGCTGATTCAGTTTTGTGTACAATTGTGTTTATACTTTTGGATCTGTGATTATGGGTTGATGCATTTCTACATCTTATAGGCCGGTGGTGAAGTAACgtaaatgttttgtttttttaacttctGCTGACAGGTTCAACTCGAGCCCACATCTTCTTGGGCTTTGCTTCGGAACAATGTGTCTGGAACGTCAAAATACACTGGAATGTTTCAAGCAACAAAGGATATATTCAGGGAGGAAGGCTTACCGGTACGTTGACTCAATTTGTGTTATATCAtcgtttattctttttcttttccccataGATGTTTTCTTGTGTCAGTTTATGTTGGCAACATATTAAGTTTTCAATTTCGTAGGTTGATGTCTGTTGTATCTTGGCTCTTTCTATAGACAACGTTTATTTAGGTCAATAGGCAATTCAATCTTGCCAGTTATAGGAAGGCATCTAATAAGTTGAGCATGCTGTTTTGAACTTCTGAGAAATTAAGCTACTCAATCCTTATGGTTCGCTCCTAGTTGACtgggttttaatttttattgaactaTAGGTTAAAACCACATTGTTTATGTCAAGGGAAGGTTTAATGCGTGATCATTCTGATTTAATGCCTTTCAAGCCTTGGTGTAtacatttcatttcaaaaaatcatTGAAGTAGATTACTTTGCAAATACAGCGAGCCTTGTAAAgtaaaatattctttcttttactctttAATTTGTAGTTTCCTGCCACGCCTATTTCTGGATGCCTAGCTTACAATTTTACAATACATATGCATGTATTCAGGTAGTATTGTAAATCTGATAGTGCAATGTACTCAATTCTGCTCatccccccctcccctcccaaCCCCTGATAGATCGTTTAAGACCATCTAATACTGCTCTAGGAggtttattttgaatttttattttaacatcaGGTTTAAATGAATTTAACGCCTTTCTACAGCTTATTCAAGTTAATTGCTTATGGCAGGGTTTTTGGCGTGGAAATGTCCCAGCGTTACTTATGGTTATGCCATATACTGCCATACAATTTACTGTGTTACACAAGTTTAAAACATTTGCTTCTGGTTCCTCCAAGACAGGTATATGTGAGAGCCTTCTCAAACTAGACTGAGATATGTTGTCTCATTCTTTGGCAATCTGTTCGTAGATGTTATGACTTATAAGCTTAGCTTATTAAGATAAGAGTTGTAATATGTGGCAATATTTACGAATAAAATACTGATTGATCTCTCAATATCCTTCTTTGATTAAATGAAGCTCCAATATTTTAGCCCGGAATGGTGCAAtgttcatatatttatttaacttTATCTTGGCTGTGGTTGCCAATTGGTTATGCCATACATTGAAGATAGGGTCATGCACTTCTCAGTTTGGAGTGTTTTTGTCTGATCTCATGAGGCCCGCCCTTTTTTCCCCTTTGTCTTGAAAATTTGACATTGTTGGGTAAATGTATCTGTTTCTATTTATAGTACTGATCATGTAACTTTATTGAGTCTGTATGCATTTTAAAGATGTTAAAGGTTTAATTACTTAGGTGAtagtttgttattattttaaacGAGCTCTCTGCTGTTTCTCATGTGTCATGGCCTGGTTGTTTTCTGGTATCATGCAGAGGATCACATTCATTTGAGTCCCTATCTGTCCTATGTCAGTGGGGCATTAGCAGGGTGTGCAGCTACTGTTGGATCATATCCCTTCGATCTTATACGAACCATATTAGCTTCACAAGGTGAACCAAAGGTATAGAATTTGAGTACAAGCATGAAATCATCTCAAGTTGTGTTTCAAACAGAGTTTCCTTCAGTATATATGGCTATTTTGAGGAGCCATTCTGAGCACTTAGAAGTCGTGCAACGTATGGGACATTAATGCattctactattttttttcatataccCTTGCACTTTCAAAGTGATTTATACTGGTTAAGTTTTTATCTGATCAATCTTGTGCATTCTTCATGACTTTGCCTTCGAAAAAACTGCTTCTCAGTTCTTATACAACAcaataaaggggaaaaaataaaaacaaaagaaaatccaagGCTATTGATTTTGAACTCATGTATTGGGTGAGATCACACGTTATGTCTCTTTGTAATGAATGTGATGCTACTAAATAGATACTATGTATATTTACTCTTCTTGGTATGCATGTGCCAAATGTGCAGATCTTAATTTTTGAGCTATTACTTTTAAACCATGCTGGCAGATgaatatatgaaaatattactATCTATGACTACTTTGGGTTTTGACATTTCGATATTAATGCAGTATCCTCCACATATGGGTGGATGTACCTAGTTATGGTGTTGTATTTTGGAGGGAAAGCGCTATGATACTGGACATAGTGTTTGGGGCCTTGGGCCCCAGAATCTCGGATAGACTGTAACTAGTGCTGCTCAGGTAGGTTCAGGAAACTTAAAGGAGCCATTAAAATGGACCTCCAAGCCTTGGGTAGACCTGATAGGATGACAGCCTTGGGTGACCCTGTTGTAGTTATTTAATGTAATCTTGAGGGACACATTGTGTGCTTTGATGAGTCCCCTTGACAAGAGAACCTTGCATTTTGCGCATAGCATGAAATTCTTGAGTGGTCATAAGCCGCTCAAGTAAGATTAGCTTTATATAATTCATAGTTGAGTTCTTTGTTTTAGCTTGTTTTGTGCAAGTTGGTTTAGTTTCTAAGATTTGGATAAATAAGGCTCGCCTCAGCTTGGGTGGGAATTGAGGCACAGTGGTTTTTCAGAGTGTGTGGGAGTTGTTGAACTATGATATTTGGACTGGGCCTCTCTTGCCTTTCCTTATGTATGTTTGTTCACACAAAAACTTGGGCAGCTTGATGtgggagtttttattttattttgtttatcatctggatctttctctctctctctctctctctctctctccccagcCCCTGCAAGGGCTTGATTATGGAAGTGACAATTCTCACTTGTAAAACAAGTAGAGCTTTTATTAGAAAGAAGTATGTAATTTAGTTTACTCCGGGAAATGCCCATGGCTTCACATGTCTCATTCAAATGCTCACTAGTTTTTCATACTTGCTTTCTGCACAAATACTAATTTGTGAAGAGGCCATTGAATTTGTTTACATGATAGTGGTTTATTAATAACTGCCTTCATTTAGGTGTATCCTACCATGAGGTCTGCGGTTGTTGATATAATTAGAACTCGTGGCTTCCGAGGGTTATATGCTGGATTGTCGCCAACCCTGGTTGAGATTGTTCCTTACGCTGGCCTACAATTTGGTACCTATGATACATTTAAGCGCTGGGCTATGGTAAGAGTCTAGTCCTTGTTTCTATTGAGATAGTCTTTACTCAAATATAGATCTTATGGTATATGCTTGTACCATCTGTTGacaaattaatttcattgaaattACGA from Corylus avellana chromosome ca1, CavTom2PMs-1.0 encodes the following:
- the LOC132167375 gene encoding mitochondrial thiamine diphosphate carrier 2-like isoform X1 → MEEPGQLKRALIDATAGAIAGGISRTVTSPLDVIKIRFQVQLEPTSSWALLRNNVSGTSKYTGMFQATKDIFREEGLPGFWRGNVPALLMVMPYTAIQFTVLHKFKTFASGSSKTEDHIHLSPYLSYVSGALAGCAATVGSYPFDLIRTILASQGEPKVYPTMRSAVVDIIRTRGFRGLYAGLSPTLVEIVPYAGLQFGTYDTFKRWAMAWNRSRSSKSSSADTEDGISSFQLFICGLAAGTCAKLVCHPLDVVKKRFQIEGLQRHPRYGARVEHRAYKNMFHAVRQILQMEGWAGLYKGIVPSTVKAAPAGAVTFVAYEYTSDWLESILT
- the LOC132167375 gene encoding mitochondrial thiamine diphosphate carrier 2-like isoform X2, encoding MEEPGQLKRALIDATAGAIAGGISRTVTSPLDVIKIRFQVQLEPTSSWALLRNNVSGTSKYTGMFQATKDIFREEGLPGFWRGNVPALLMVMPYTAIQFTVLHKFKTFASGSSKTEDHIHLSPYLSYVSGALAGCAATVGSYPFDLIRTILASQGEPKAWNRSRSSKSSSADTEDGISSFQLFICGLAAGTCAKLVCHPLDVVKKRFQIEGLQRHPRYGARVEHRAYKNMFHAVRQILQMEGWAGLYKGIVPSTVKAAPAGAVTFVAYEYTSDWLESILT
- the LOC132187382 gene encoding uncharacterized protein LOC132187382, with translation MADDLSSMWQDFNLSEGESVEVIVQQQAVEEIATRGNSCFVGKLIADRIIGKDTIRSKLVQLWRPSGSTSFKVIGENLFLVDFEHSWDKTRVLEGRPWVFEGSLFSLEEFDGITPPLEIPFEKAAFWVRMFNLPLACMGQAVGFQIGSTMGMVEEVETDDEGIGWGKYLRVRVKMDLTKPIPRGRRITLLGNTVWVPFQFERLPHFCFLCGKFRHGVVGCSGIKEVKPQFGLWLRVKPSTWHKDSGQQWFETQKWDYGSPSSPPMRMSNPHWSNSGQQQNRSLVVVNAGMQGESDEMVDRGKEKIQFSSVVESGAVMGETVKEISQLKGDASGTYATHEVEGATCLVDSLHGDNYEDISDDYGRNDISDDYVSSFSLVSKGGLSKPKENPTQVEGPMFLQNYGHVVKATQVESPELSGNHEVGVLQFRAVKESKKNGVTNWKRRARADQILPSVVRLVGHDRKRKKGDFMGDSSANDVGQAAENLGIRDFNEILSNSEKCGGRGRARGLMNDFQNALETCVLHDIGYRGPKYTWTNGREGIDFTQERLDRVVANQEWCELFPRAEAIVKATINSDHNPIVLRVQIKGGDMRRRRGFRYEASWGLEPECYKIVKQICREKDRRVGLSMGLREMMNESEKGFLAWQHVNGSQVGATIKQKEALLVELQGREGPLETQSIHTLKLELNCLLEQEELKWRQRAKKHWLKEGDRNTKFFHESENPASYLENCLRSLKSCVTPAMNASLVQPYTVEEVSIALNQMPPLKALGPDGFSARMWGKDGYMAVKLDMSKAYDRVEWGFLEAVMRMMSFDAKWIHLILMCVSSATYSVIVNGTLMGRIVPSRGIRQGDPISPYLFLLCAEALSSMLTRAESRGTLTGVPTSKKGPRISHLFFADDNLLFCKANPHHWRKMSDLLQTYENASGQQLNKDKTSIFFSFYTLLEV